One stretch of Malus domestica chromosome 14, GDT2T_hap1 DNA includes these proteins:
- the LOC139191275 gene encoding uncharacterized protein, whose amino-acid sequence MTKQEWLEHHIPVESSKLWLRYPGPAVLETLIETGNDKNDVFGAMGLIPEQKITATMRMLAYGASADQVDEIARMGKSIILESLMRFCGAIESIYTAKYLRKPTNMDLQRLLKKAEMRGFPRMIGSIDCMQWTWKNYPSTWQGAYGDRK is encoded by the exons atgacgaagcaagaaTGGCTAGAGCATCACATTCCTGTTGAGTCATCCAAGTTGTGGCTTAGATATCCAGGCCCAGCTGTTCTGGAAACCTTGATAGAAACAGGCAACGATAAG aatgatgtttttggtgctatgggtctcattcctgagcaaaaaattactgctACGATGCGAATGCTTGcttatggagcatctgcagaccaagtggatgagatagcgaggatggggaaatcaatcATTCTTGAGTCCttgatgaggttttgcggagcaatcgaatctatctacaccgcaaagtacctccgaaaacctactaacatggacttgcaaaggcttctaaAGAAGgccgagatgcgaggttttcctaggatgattggaagcatcgattgtatgcaATGGACATGGAAAAACTATCCAAGTACATGGCAAGGCGCTTATGGGgacagaaaatga